A stretch of DNA from Endozoicomonas sp. 8E:
CGCGACGGTAATGGGAACCCTGAACAACCCCAACATACTTTCGGTTTAAAGTGTTACGTCGATTCCTGTAATGGCGTTTGTCGATTTCGATCACCCGCTGATAGCAGTACGCTACCCGAAGCAAGTGACGAATGCCCTATATGCTGTGAAGCGTTTACTAATACGATTCTTACTCCTTGTTGTTCGCAGAAAATTGACAAACACTGTTTGCAAGAGGCATTTGAGAAAACTGGGAACACCTGCCCATATTGCAGAGAAGATTTATCTTTTCTAGCTCAATCACCGGATTTTTCTCTTGGTGAAGCAGATGGGGATTGCCCTATATGCCATCAAATGTTTAGAGATGATGTGCTTGTGACTCCCTGTTGTTCGAAAAGAGTCGAGACATGTTGTCTACTGGATGCTTTGGTATGGTCGGAGTCGGGACACTGCCCATTTTGCACAGCAGGCACGTTATCAGTATTACGATCACTAGGTTTTATAGCAAGCGCAGAGGCACCGCAGGACTTAACAGGTTCTGTTAACGGAGACTTGCCAATAGTTGGCGAGGATGGGCCATGTCAAAGAGTCTACAAGTATGTCAGAGACCTGATCGGGTATCTCGAATAAATATACCCCTGATGAGTTTCTGGTCTAGCCTCCACATTCTCAAAGACACAAAATAGCTGTCAGGTTAAACCTTTGAAAAACCCGTTTTCAGCGGCAGTGCTGTTATTGCTAATGTCGGTGTCTGTTATATGTTCTGCGGAACCGTTAAAAAGATATTTTATTGACGAGTTTGAACAGGATGGAGGCATTCCAAAAGGGAGCGTTTCTATAAAACGCAACAGTTACGTTGAAACAACATCTTCTATTGAATCGATATCGTGGGAGCTGATTTATGCCACTCATCTGCTGGTGGCTAGCAAATTGCTACTGACCACCAGTGACAACCCCTTTAGCGCCAGACTTTATTCATGGATACCATTAGAAGCGCTTGTTGCTGTCGGCATGCTTTTGAAAAGCTATGGGAACCCGGATTCACTTCTGTTCAACACGGCGAATCAACTGGAGGTCAGTCAGAATCATCCGTTTGCCATCACCACTATGGTCCTTCCGGGACAGGGTCAAACAAAAAATAGCCAACAAAGCCAGGCGCCAGCATCTTCCGCTCAGCAGGCCTCAGGAACAATCAACCGTCTTATAGGCTCTTTCGCCAGGCTTCTCTCTTGCCGCCGCGACGGTAATGGAGAACCCGAACAACACCAGCACACTTACGGTTTAGATTGTTACGCCGACTCCTGTAACGGCGTTTGTCGATTCCGACCACCAGCTGAGAGCAGAGAGCTACCTGAAGCAAGTAACGATTGCCCTATATGCTTTGAAATGTTTACCAATGTGATTGTTACGCCCTGTTGTTCGCAGAAAATTGATAAACATTGTTTACAAAATATATTTCAGACAGCTGCGGAAATCTGCCCATATTGCAGAGTAGACCTGTCTTCATTAGCAAACTCACCAGACTTTGCAGTACGCGAAGAGCTACAGCAGGACTTGCCATGTTCTTTTAACGAGCCCCGGGGGATCAGCTCCTCACAAACGGCCTCTTTCGATATCCATTCGAGAGCGCGTGGTCCAATAGCTTGCAACATGATCATAATGGACGAGAATGGCTACCTGCTGCAATGTGGGGTAGTCTTCGATACTCAAGCGGCCCTGAGGGTTCATATAGCAAGATTTCACCCCCCAGCACGCCATGACTGGGGGCAGCCCTGAAGCCCTCAGTCAACAGGGATTCTAAAAAACTGACTGATTGCACATACGACTTTTGCTGTCATGCTGTGAGCCATGTGCGAGAAAGGCTTCAGACTCGCAACAAAGAGATGGCGCTTTAAGTTGGAGCTGACACAAGGACAGGCTACCATACAGTTTTATCTGAAACCTTCTAATGGCCAAAGCAAAATCCAGAAAAGCCTATGTCTGCACCGAGTGCGGCAGCGAGTCCTCCAAGTGGCAGGGGCAATGTCCAGACTGTAAAGCCTGGAATACGTTCAAAGAGGTCAACCTGGGACCTGCGGCTTCCCCCTCTATCGGTGCCGCCAATAAATCCGGTTTTGCAGGCACCCTCAGTGGTCTTCAAACCCTGAGTGAGGTGGATGTTGCTGAAGCGCCCAGATTCAGCAGTGGCACGTCAGAGTTTGACCGGGTCCTTGGAGGTGGTTTTGTTAAAGGCAGTGCCGTCCTGATTGGCGGCCATCCGGGGGCTGGCAAGAGTACCATCCTGCTTCAGGTTCTTTGTCACGTTGCCCAGAGCATGAATGCCCTCTATGTCTCGGGTGAGGAATCACTTCAACAAATTGCAGCACGGGCCAAACGCCTCGATCTGCCTGCCGATCGCCTGAAGATGCTGGCAGAAACCTCAGCCGAAAATATTGTCGCTGTGGCCGAGCAGGAGAAGCCGGGGGTTATTGTTATCGACTCTATCCAGGTCATGTATATGAACGGCGTGGACGCGGCTCCCGGTGGCGTTGCCCAAGTCAGGGAGTCCGCAGCCTTCCTTACCCGCTTTGCCAAACAAACTGGCACTGTCTTGCTGTTGGTGGGCCATGTGACCAAGGATAATTCTCTGGCAGGCCCTATGACACTGTCCCATATTATTGATACCCAGATCATGCTGGGAAATACCGACGACTCTCGCTTCAGGGTTATGCGGGCAACCAAGAACCGATTTGGACAGGTGAATGAGCTGGGCATCTTTGCCATGACGGAAAGGGGAATGAAAGAAGTCAAAAATCCTTCAGCCATTTTCCTGTCCCGGGCATCCGAGCCAACCTCAGGCAGCATCATAAATGTTTTGTGGGAGGGCACCCGCCCTCTGCTGGTGGAAATTCAGGCACTGGTTGTAGACTCGCAACTGGGCAACCCAAGACGTGTAACCGTGGGACTGGATCAAAACAGACTGGCCATGCTGCTGGCGATACTGACTCGACACGGGGGTATTTTTACCAGCGATCAGGATGTTTTTCTTAACGTGGTAGGAGGCGTTAAAGTCACGGAAACCAGCGCCGATCTGGCCGGTTTGCTGGCAGTCGTTTCCAGCCTGCGCGACACTGCTCTACCCCAGGATCTTTTCGCCTTTGGGGAAGTGGGCCTTGCGGGTGAAATCAGGCCCGTTGCCAACGGTCAGGAACGCTTGATTGAAGCAGCCAAACACGGCTTCAGAAGAGCCATTGTACCGGCAGCAAACAAGCCCAGAAAACCCATTGAAGGATTAACTGTTGTCGGCGTGCACAAACTGTCCGAGGCACTGGAGGCTATCTGAATTATCCGGGTCAACATTCATCCTGTTATAATCCGGCAAAATGTTTGAAATCAGGTTAGAACATGCTCAAAGGTCTCTACGGTGTAACCGACAGCCAGCTTCTCCCCGACGATCGTATTCTGATGGAAGCGGTTGAACAGGCTTTGATGGGTGGCATGAAAGTACTTCAGTATCGCGACAAGAGTCTGGATCATGAAAAGAGGTTCCGTCAGGCCAGTACTCTGAGGGTGCTCTGCCACAGTTACGGGGCCCTTTTAATTATCAATGATGACATTGAACTGGCTGCAGAATCGGAAGCAGACGGCGTACACCTGGGACAACAGGATGAATCCATAAAATCCGCCCGAAAAAGGCTCGGGGAATACGCTATTATTGGTATCAGCTGCGAAGGATCTCTCGATCTGGCCCACAAGGCTGTTGAGGAGGGTGCCGATTACATTGCCTTTGGACGTTTTTCCCCCTCACGTACCAAGCCTGACGCCAAGCCTGCCGAGCCGTCACTTCTGCCTTCTGCCCGGGAGACCTTTAAAGTCCCTGTTGTAGCTATCGGAGGAATTACCGTGGATAATGCCCCGCAGCTTATAGAGGCGGGTGCTGATATGGTGGCAGTGGTTCGTAATTTGTTTGCTTCCACAGATATTCAGAGTCGTGCCCGCAGTTTTACTGAATTGTTTAATCAGGAATAGATCATGTCCCTTCCCCATGAATGCTCCAGCACTCTGTTTACTGAAGCCCAGGCTGTCATCCCGGGAGGGGTCAACTCACCGGTCAGAGCGTTCAAGGGTGTCGGTGGCGAACCAGTCTTCTTCAAAAGCGCCAAAGGTGCCTATATACAGGATGTCGATGGCAATAGCCTGATTGATTACGTGGGTTCCTGGGGTCCGATGATTCTCGGACATAACCATCCGGATGTTGTCAGCGCCGTTCGCGATCAGGCCCTGGATGGAATGAGCTTCGGTGCGCCCACAGCCCTGGAAACCGAGCTGGCCCTGAAAGTTCGTGAAATTTTTCCCTCCATGGAACTGCTCAGAATGGTGAGCTCGGGTACCGAAGCCACCATGAGTGCTATTCGTCTGGCCAGGGGCGTTACCGGCCGTGACAAGATTGTGAAGTTTGAAGGCAACTACCATGGCCATTCCGACTCACTGCTGGTAAAGGCTGGCTCTGGCGCGCTAACTCTGGGAGTGCCAAGCTCTCCCGGAGTTCCTGAAGCTCTGGCAGAAAGCACTATTACACTGACGTACAACGACCTTGACTCTGTTAAACAGGCTTTTGCAGAAACAGGCAGCGAAGTGGCCTGTATCATCGTTGAGCCAGTGGCCGGTAACATGAACTGCATTCCCCCGGTCAAAGGTTTCCTTGAAGGTCTTAGAGAAGTGTGTAGTGAGAACGGCGCCCTGCTAATCTTTGATGAAGTCATGACCGGATTCCGTGTTGCCCTGGGCGGAGCACAGGCTCACTATGATGTAAAACCGGATCTGACGACACTGGGTAAAATCATCGGTGGCGGTCTGCCAGTAGGCGCTTTTGGTGGCCGAAAAGAGGTCATGGAGCATCTGGCTCCACTGGGACCGGTTTACCAGGCTGGCACCCTGTCTGGTAACCCGTTGGCTATGGCCGCAGGGCTGGCGACACTGAGAAACCTGAGTCGCCCCGGCTTCCACGCGGAGCTTACCGAAAAAGCAGCGAAGTTACTGGCAGGCTTTAAGGAGAAAGCCTCAAAACACGGCATTCCCCTGCAAACCTCTCAGGTGGGTGGTATGTTTGGTTTATTTTTCACTGACCAGCCTGATGTCGAGCGCTTTGATCAGGTAATGGCCTGCGATGGAACCTTCTATGGTCGCTTCTTCCACGCCATGCTGGATGAGGGAGTCTATCTGGCTCCCTCCGCATTCGAAGCCGGATTTATATCCGAAGCTCATGGTGATCTGGAGATTCAGAAAACCATAGAGGCTGCGGATCGTGCTTTCCATCACTGTCGATAAGGTAATCAATTGACCGTGAAAAATATTTTACTGCGTCGTTTTTCATGCTCACCTGATTCATACTTAAAAATGACGCAAAATAGTTTTCTTACCTCACGGCTGTATTCACTATGAGTTCACTGGCTCTTTCGGATGCGGTGCTGGCAGCTGCCAGCACCTTTGCTGTCTTCCTGCTCTGCCAGCAACAGGCATTTGCCGAGATTCACAGAACGGCTACCAAGGGGGCCCTCCTGGGCTTCCTGCTGGTTGCTCTGGCGTCGGCAGCGGGCACCCTTAAGTATGGCTTTTCAGAGATCTGGACCGGTGTCTATCTCTTTCTGAATAATGCCGCTACTTACCTTTCACCACCATTAGTTGGTACAGCAATCGCTCTGCTTCTGTCTAACAGGGTGTGGAGTAAGCCGGCCTGGGGAAGGATGATCATCGGACTCTGTCTGGCTTATGAAATAAGCCGCTGGTACGGGGTTGAAACACTCTACAGGGACGCCCTGCTGGCTGTCAGCCTGCTCATCGCTCTCTATAGTGTAGTCAGAGCACAAGTAGAGCCCGGCCCCAAGGGCTTACTGCTCATCGCATTCATCAGCTTTTTTATTGGCGGCCTGGTCATTGGTAATGAGGGCACCCTGGGTGGATACCTGAGGCTTAACCTTTTCCGCTATATGATTGCCCTGGGAAGCCTGCTGATGGCAACCGGTTTGTTCATGCTATTGAAAAACCAGAACCGGACTTTCGAACAAGCAGACATAAATCAGGAATAAACGAACACTCCCTTCTCCTGTCGGACTGCCAGCAGCAGATGGCTGGCAAAACAAATGCACGACGATGGTTCAGACACGGAGGCTCATGCCGGAGGCATTGGAAAGAGTTTAACGTTATTGCCTTTTGCTTCAGAAACCTTGGCTGCCCCTTCTTTTTCAACTTCGTCAATGCGGATAATAGACGACAAAGGAATATAACTCCGCTTAACACCTTCGAAAGTGCTCTTAAGTTTCTCTTCACTGGGATCGACCAGCAACTGGCTACGCTCACCAAAAGCAAATTCCTCTACTTCAATAAACCCCCAGAGCTCACTCTGGAAAATCTGTCGAGCGTACACTTCAAAGACTTCAGACTCATTCTGAAAAATAACACGAAAAATCTGAGATTTCGACATTGACTCCAAACACCTGTGACGCCGGAAACTTTAATGAAAAACATTCATTTCCAAAGGAGATTAGGGACTGGTTCTAACACCTATGGTCATTTCGGGCATGTAATACTAAAGGCGGCTAGCATAGCACAGTCTGGGCTGCCATGAGCTAATGAAAACAGGGGTTTATTGGACTTTAGTAATTTTTCAATATCTAAACTATATTTCACTGTGGGCTGGTTATGGAACATGGTTTGTATTCGATATGTATACAGTGTCGCAAATTTCAGGCCCAGTTTTCTATTTAGCTAATTCTGGTGAGCTTGAGTCGCTTGAATCAGGCATGCTGATTTCCGAGAGCACCGTAATTTCGAGCCCCTATGGGCAGCATTATGTGGTTCTTCAGAGGGAGTCAGGACCCCCAATATCTGTTTTAGTTAAAGACTTTCAATCTCTGGCCAGCGTCCTGCCTGATGATTCTGCTGCCTCTAAAGGAGACAGCGTCCAGCCAGCTAACAACCTGCCTGACAGTAGTTTAGAGGAAGCATTGCAAGCGACCAAAACAGCTAAAGACCATAATGACCGTCGAGTTATGCATGTTGTTGAGTTTGAAGACGGGCATCATAGGCCAGCTGCGGTTGTGGAACGCGTTAACCTTGAAGTGGACATTTCGAGAGGACAAGCTTTCACTAATGATCCTACCGCACGTGACTACAGTGGCTTTTTAAATACAGACCCTGGCTCAGCTTCGCAATTTAATGAAATATCTTTTTCAAATTCACGAGACGGAACCATTGCTCCATCGATAGCAGGAAGATCACCAGAATTATCCGAAAATGCTGCTTCGAATAATTTGCCTCTGACGTTTGTCGGCAGTTTTCTTGGTCAAGTGTTCGAAGATTCGCAGATTAGTGCACATGGGCAATTTGATTTAGAAGGTGGGGAGAGCACTATCCCCGCGCAAGCTTATCAAGGTAAATATGGTGTTCTGACCATTGAGGAAAGTGGTGCATGGCGCTACACGCTAGATAACAGTTCATCCGATGTTCAGGGGCTACATGATGGCCAGCGTGTATCTGAGTATTTTGTCGTACATGCTCTAAATGCAAACGGTGTTAATTTCTCCCATGCGCTTACTGTTGATGTTCAAGGCACTAATGATTTGCCCGTCATACATAGCAGACACGTAGGCCATTCAATTATTGAAGGTGCAAGTCAGCCGACCACTGGCAGCATTAGCTTCACCGATGCCGATACGGGCGACGCTGCAACCTTCTCCACCCCGGTGACAGTGGCAGGCTTTACGTTGAATGCCGATGGCACCTATTCTTTCGACCCGGCCGATCCGGCCTACGATGGTATAGCTCAGGGCGATACGCAAAGAATCGTGATCCCGCTCACGGTGACTGACGCCAGTGGCGCTTCTGATACTAAAACTCTGGTGATGACGATTAGCGGCACCAACGACACACCCGTGCTCGATCAGATACAGGCGCAAAGCGCAACGAAAGGTGGCAGCCAGCTTGGCGGACAGATCACTTCGCAAGACCCTGATGCTCATGCATCCGTCGCTTATTCAATCGCTACTCCGGTTGATGGCTTCACACTCAGCAAGGAGGGTCATTATGCCTTTGACCCAGGCCATACTGCCTATCAATCCCTTGCGACTGGTCAGAATAGAACGTTGACTATCCCGATTACGGCTACGGATCAACACGGAGCCACCGATACCCGGGATCTGGTCATTACCGTACACG
This window harbors:
- the hemL gene encoding glutamate-1-semialdehyde 2,1-aminomutase, translated to MSLPHECSSTLFTEAQAVIPGGVNSPVRAFKGVGGEPVFFKSAKGAYIQDVDGNSLIDYVGSWGPMILGHNHPDVVSAVRDQALDGMSFGAPTALETELALKVREIFPSMELLRMVSSGTEATMSAIRLARGVTGRDKIVKFEGNYHGHSDSLLVKAGSGALTLGVPSSPGVPEALAESTITLTYNDLDSVKQAFAETGSEVACIIVEPVAGNMNCIPPVKGFLEGLREVCSENGALLIFDEVMTGFRVALGGAQAHYDVKPDLTTLGKIIGGGLPVGAFGGRKEVMEHLAPLGPVYQAGTLSGNPLAMAAGLATLRNLSRPGFHAELTEKAAKLLAGFKEKASKHGIPLQTSQVGGMFGLFFTDQPDVERFDQVMACDGTFYGRFFHAMLDEGVYLAPSAFEAGFISEAHGDLEIQKTIEAADRAFHHCR
- the thiE gene encoding thiamine phosphate synthase, which codes for MLKGLYGVTDSQLLPDDRILMEAVEQALMGGMKVLQYRDKSLDHEKRFRQASTLRVLCHSYGALLIINDDIELAAESEADGVHLGQQDESIKSARKRLGEYAIIGISCEGSLDLAHKAVEEGADYIAFGRFSPSRTKPDAKPAEPSLLPSARETFKVPVVAIGGITVDNAPQLIEAGADMVAVVRNLFASTDIQSRARSFTELFNQE
- a CDS encoding DUF1820 family protein, translated to MSKSQIFRVIFQNESEVFEVYARQIFQSELWGFIEVEEFAFGERSQLLVDPSEEKLKSTFEGVKRSYIPLSSIIRIDEVEKEGAAKVSEAKGNNVKLFPMPPA
- the radA gene encoding DNA repair protein RadA is translated as MAKAKSRKAYVCTECGSESSKWQGQCPDCKAWNTFKEVNLGPAASPSIGAANKSGFAGTLSGLQTLSEVDVAEAPRFSSGTSEFDRVLGGGFVKGSAVLIGGHPGAGKSTILLQVLCHVAQSMNALYVSGEESLQQIAARAKRLDLPADRLKMLAETSAENIVAVAEQEKPGVIVIDSIQVMYMNGVDAAPGGVAQVRESAAFLTRFAKQTGTVLLLVGHVTKDNSLAGPMTLSHIIDTQIMLGNTDDSRFRVMRATKNRFGQVNELGIFAMTERGMKEVKNPSAIFLSRASEPTSGSIINVLWEGTRPLLVEIQALVVDSQLGNPRRVTVGLDQNRLAMLLAILTRHGGIFTSDQDVFLNVVGGVKVTETSADLAGLLAVVSSLRDTALPQDLFAFGEVGLAGEIRPVANGQERLIEAAKHGFRRAIVPAANKPRKPIEGLTVVGVHKLSEALEAI